Within Mercenaria mercenaria strain notata chromosome 15, MADL_Memer_1, whole genome shotgun sequence, the genomic segment TCTTCATTAAGTTTGTTAACATGCAACCTGTTGAACACGAGAAAATACAGTTAACTCCACAATGCTGAAAGTATAAATTAAAAACTACAGAATTTCAGGTCagttagaaatgaaaaataatttgccTGCGTTATGTTATACGTCGTCGATACAGTTTTCATcgttataattaaatatattccAGTCGTACGTTGAGAGAATACCAAAATAACTAGTAAATGGCAAGAATAATTCTATGGCTACACATCAACGTCAGGATTTTATTTGTATGGTTTTCCGGCGTATTGCTTGTGATTTGATATCGGAATAAGGATTTTAGGCTTTAAATCCCTCGAAGTTATCGCAACATCCCTTTTCCTAATTCGTTTATTTGAATGTAATAAACAAAGCAGTTATTTGTATATCGAGAATAttatatgagtgtcttttcatactgattttattaaacgagttaaatGTGAGGCTCTACGGAACACTTCATCAATTAAGTTTAACGAGTTTAATAAGTTTGATATGGAAAGACACAgatataatatcatttttatcaaattgtaacttttcctgctgaaacatccaACTTTCTTCTTACTTTACCTTCTATAGGCTTAGTTTAATCGACCAACGTCTTTAATACTACTATATTCTATTCTATGGGTTTAATACACACCCATCTGCCTTTGTAGTGAAAACAGggtttttattgttgtattcaGTGACCTACgcattgactgatcatgacccatatgcgaaattgaccttTTAGTTTCGGTATATGGTTGTACTTAAATTTCAGACTTACCTAGTTGTCCCTCCgaaatgaataagtttcaaacctaGCTCATTTGTCAACAAGACCATTATTCTGGTAAATGTCTAATCAGGTATTGAATTTGGGCTCTATATAATTTTAAATGCTAAGGACTAAGATGCACAATAAATTGAACACAACAGACATGAGATAAcccatgaaaaacaaaattatcaggggaggtaatctaaaggaattttttgagaacttctgtcactatataacttgtcaatatgcaccttatttctatcgtttcacacttttaaagcttaaattatcaaattgtatgtacgcttttggagaaattgaggcctattacaccatgttatccttaaaaagtTGATAATAATACCTGCTTATAGAATACACAAGTTGCTCTAAAAACTACTTTTAGAGTCAGTAAATAGTATGTAAATTACCAAGGACGTATGCATGTATATCGTCTTCAAATGACTGCATAATATGTGGATCACCTCtttattatttaatgtaatatacaGTATGCTAAATGCCAATTTGCTACCACACCGTAAATTACAGTATGCACAAAatagttttacataaaaaggTTCTGCAACATGTACCTTCGTAGAAACTGTATGATGCAACTTTGTcatcattgagcattttgaaataCTCAAGGTGGcctccaagatggccgccaaacaTGTAACATTGACGTATCTCCTAAATTATAGAAGATTTAGACAGGATTATTAATGTATATATTACTTTTGTTGCTAGAGGTAACAagataatatatttaatatatatttcaaaggaaaaaatcttttgaaaaatccaaaatggcggtCAAAATGGACGCCAAACTGGAAAATTCCCATGTTTTGCATTAGACACTCTATATGTGCATGTATTCCTATTGTTTATGATTACTtctaataaatgaaaatgctcaTAACACTTTCGTAACAAAGAGGTGAATAGAATGGACGTTCATATTCAAAAGCATTACAATTTCAACATAATAGGCCATCTTTTATATTTCCAAACGCTCAATGATGACAAAGTTGCATTACCCAGTTTCTATGAAGGTACATGTTGTAGAaacttttcatgtaaaatatttagtGTATACTCCAATTTTGGGGTTTTCGGTCGACATATAATGCAAAACGGCTTGGACTATTCATATGTTCAAGCATGTCTGTTTTgccattttcaacaaattttaaacaatttaattaaTAGCCCTCTTATGAAATTTTGCGCGTTTAACAAATGTGGGCAAGGTTGCCCGATTTGCCAATCGTTGCACTAATcgcaaattggttatttgcgctaagcaatttaaaaaatgcacagattggttatttgcgcaaATATTTGCGTAGCTACTGCCAATATGATAACGCAAACAGTAATTATTGCAACGCACTAAACAAAACATTTGGGTATGCTTACACTTAAAATAATGTTGGTAAGCCATAAATATGTGCTTGAGAAATGCATAATGGAAAACACGCTCTTCAAAATTATatctttctggcgcattcattaaactgaaaacgaaagaaaTCAAATGTTCCGTTTTGTCCGAAAAAAATGCTTTCTTTTCTTCCCTTTGATTTCATTCTGGCTTCTCTTCTTCAAGTGAGACTTTATGTTctcgtttttgtttttaaatctgaTGCAATTTTTATGGGTCAGGTTagacattaaaaacaaaaatttgaaattttgcaaatcgaaaggataaaatcgtcatttacgacataaaTTGCACTAAaataaagccatcacaaatacagGCGCAGAGAATAAGAGCGCATATGAGATCATAAAGATTATTCCGACTGTATTGTTGAATGTAACAATATGCATGGAATTTTGTAGAACTATCTTAGGTGATTCTGCATAAATGCATGGTATTGAATAAGTGTCTTTTGTTATTGTAAAATGCGAGTTTCTGTCAAGCATTTTAcgattttaataaaatcaatgtgGAAAGATGATTTTGTCTAAAATTTTTGAGGTCTAAATTTAAAAGTTATCACAAATATATTCCTGCTGGGTTTTAGTAGGGGTTGGAGTGTTCTCTCATCCTCGGACCCTTGCATACGCAAAGACactgtttttcaaataaaaaggcaAACCAAATAGATATCAATTATTATAACTGATTTTATATTCTAAGCAGTCATTCTTATTAGTCAAAACATGATTCAATAATCAGTGATAAAATTTCACACCGACTCCAGGGCGGAGCCGAAAATACatattgacataaaaaaaaagtGACGCCGTAATAATATTACGTCATAAAAATCTCACGTCGTACACAATGTAAGACCAAAACACTGGAAAAATAATTTACCAATCGTTGCAATTGATTAAAAATTTGATAActatttttggtggctgctgccaccagtgtcaaaaaaaATACTCAGTTTGAGAAATCTTTTCAGTTCTAAagacaacacaaccaaaaatagttccaagttttccaggtaaacaattatctacacaacgtgcataatatgcaaattgtaagctacaatatatgccttaataccatttttaatgtaaattcggcggctaaaatcaatacaaactgaagtcaacgttttaattaaaacaaccacgtgtatgaatacaaatatgcaaatttatggtcacgtgaataaacgatgacctcatgtcacctgaactggaacgatgatattgattagctattagtactgccccagaggtcacgtagcttataacgttgaaaaggtagcatatatatatatagaaacctagcctggtaatccagactgacaattcaaaaatgtttccgaACCGCAGTGTCACAggtataactcccgaaatttaaggctttatttgatatgttagcaataatccgcggctaaaaatagaaacggaatttcaacggaaaagtttccaaacatttccagtccatagacaataccagtttgtatctccgatagcttttccagcaagttgtaacacttttcaaatatgtcagaacaaacttaaatgttcgtcatagctatcaaatagtaagatattatattaatgcaaccctaaagatctaagaatgttactgaattttcgactgcattgtcttgttttcgtttcaagcacgcaaaaatatgaccacatgttaattaggctatttatagaaaatcgataaacAGCAGTGAtgtggatttcctcaggcgttgatactgccaattaacactaattagcgcaaatttagtgagatgatttatgaacaggacagtaatttatggatataatttgaacatgtacagttcatcgttatatcaagaacaaaatatactaaaacatgcttagcaatacgagaatgaacaaaaataaaagaacattcagttaaaattcattcgatattgtttgcaatgtgacctgccgtgagaatcaaagacatgtatgttttctaaataatattccctcacggataatcttccttcagcaaatgtacagtATAAGATattatatgtatgcatagatacacatgtattcggtataatttcgtctgacaaaacacaaattatcaacgtggaaacccacaggtcgcccaagctgacaaatgttgcaagctcgctttgactaaatggtgctactgtatcacgatttcctcaacttgtaagcccgtgaaagtgggcgcagcgatgatactaatactcgcctttttgaaaactgtagcaagtcgtcggataatagatttgaccaacttaaaaattgaattgtttcaagacagattctgcttacttcagctaaattcattcgagtcgcactatgagaaaaacaacatagtgcatttgtgaccagcatggacccagatcaaacactctggtcaggatccttgttgttcgctaacggtttctctagttgcaataggctttgaaagctaacagcatggattctgaccagactgcgcggatgcacaggctggtctggatccatgctggtcgcaaacgaactaaattggttttctgatggtgcaTCTCAATAGatctggattgatacaaatatatgtataaaaattaaaacggtttcgtttcgccagttacatatttttcgacGTTTTTtttcggtctgactaaagtttgtcggacttaatgtccagcatttttgcgaagcctgctgttatgtctagcgaacttttgagtataacagatggagtgataataaatgcacctctaaaatacactgactgcagaactgacattctgagatgcatttgtggtgcatgtttgtgttgttttctttcacaaaagtctcatgaaaaccacagctatctgatacggacttaatcagtgtgtataataattcatgacatacactgcccaaaagctttaaaaaggaaatcttaaaagctgaatgatttggagaaaaggcttgtattatttataaattcacaaataatcaaaaaggatcaaaactattcgttaaagactgaatcagtgtatatgtaaacaatgactggcagtgaaaaagaaTTAATTCTGAAACCAAAaccgaatattaaaaaataatgcaaaaaaatgttcttatggtttatattaacaattcctcagttgtcgctttctttgtaatattttaaacattgattaacagccaccatcagcgctttgagcgctttgattttaCAAGTGTTGCAATTTAAAGAATAACCATTGTGGCCCTTTAACTTAGATAGGTATATCCTCATAGACAAATCTAACCGAAATATCGGTTTTGGCACCTCCATACTGTATCCAAGATACAACATGAATTGCTCAGTAAATATTTGCTATCGTTGCCTAAACAGGTATTGGCTTAGTCATTGTACTCGGGCTATATCATTATCATGAAAACAAATCTTGCCGAACTAGAAATTAAAGACGCttgctacagtttcgtaatttttttctcaataatagattttgatgaaatgttttgtattaaaagatcatgttatgatgtattgaaaaatgaaataaaaatactaggtcaccagctttgtttcaaattaatttgcccctagatatggtgctattttaaacatttttcaaaatttctgtaatcctaaaatatatttcagtaaagtacaataatcagcataaaattgattatctaagcatttttgtaacggaaaacaatatatttatttgaaacatgctcagagaaatcaaaagaacatgattttgtaaagaaaggaatacttgttcagcagacccaagggctatttttgcatatttttgcatatttttgtcagttgtcagttggtacttctgctattttatccagtttcacataatagaatttaatcaaactctgcacatacctttggttatgtctacctaatctaaaacaaaaagaaaattgataggtcaccatattagatttcgcttaaatcaaattacaacgaggtggggtgtggcgggcatttatacaacgcaggttggcacgaatactctttcagtgtttgagcaaatgacttagaaattgtatatataaaattatcaaacggcagatttcgtAATAATCGGATtctaaggtgtttctgaagcattttgatggcatagaacgatgaaagtttccgcctttttttagcaaaacctatagtttacgaatgtacggtacgggtacggtacgggattagaaacagctttgactcaatgcagagttggagcgttggTATAACTAACAGAcaccagtatatgtcggattgaagcaattttaactaaaagtactttaaatgtatatattttgtaaccatggtgatacttaccctaacctttagtcagtatatcatatattttgtacattaaatgcatgcgaacatacaataatttgcgatattttgccgtacgcgacattagataatcacttccgtgcatgcgcagaagaccgcaccaacactgcagtgagctacatcgaaaccaaattggcacgtagttggggtaaatatcgacccgtccggaaaaactgtagcgagtgcctttaaaagaAATGACTTTTACAGTTACATATTAAGAAGATGAGTCTAATGTCTCCTAAACAAAGATACATACAAGTACAACAGTGAGATCAAATGGCATACAAATCGATTTCAGTGGTATTTCTACACATTTGCGGAATATTCAGAGTTAAGTCTGAATAATGTCTTTTTAACTACACATGTATATTGCTTTACTTTATCTCTTATCAATGACGTGGAATCAAGGCAGGAAATTAAAATTAGTGATAAATTTGGTTCTGAATCAGCCGACCCACTGGTAAAATTGTGTTTCActgtttttaaaacagaaatgattctaATAATGCTTTTAAAGTTACACTTATTTCGTTAAAGAGAGACACATTATTATAGCCGGCGATAAGAGACTACTATTATATTTACCAAACCACATTACTCTGACCCTTTCAGGTTTATACCTACAGATGCATGTATGCCGAATTTAAGCTAATTCCAGTCGTCCCTAACTGCATTCCTTGGTTGTCTAGagtaagtaatatttttatgtcttaatttatttatatatatactttatatagtAATAAAGAAATGTTTGAATGTTTGAGAAGTTTTTAACATATTCTACATAATAGAACTTATCAAAATCTCTTTAAGCGATCATTCACCACCTTATTGATACTCATCCAACTCTTTTGTACCAAAGGATAACATATCTGCATTTTTGATGCAATTTCCAATTGCGTCAAATGCCATTATACTATTGGAATACAGTTTTGTACTATCCAGATGATGAAGAACATCTTTCGCGTTTTCTCCCTCCTCTTGTTCTACATCATCTAATTTTACCCTTACTGCCATTGGAAGATGACCTACAACAGCTAGCAAATCACATAACAGAAACTGGCTAACTTCAACGGCATGTAAGCACAGTAATTTAAGATGTTGCTGTTTCGAAACCCAGATTGCTAGGCATCTGTCCGATCCAATGTCAACTTCCTGAATAGTTAATTCCGTTAAACATGTGCTTTTACAGAGTATGTCATTCAAAATCTCCGAACTGCTTCTttcgaaatgtaaatatttaagtgaAGGAAGTAAGCTAACGGACCTAAACATGTTGTCGCAATTGCTCACCATTAAATGCTGTAAActtgaaaccaaaggaaatgtATCGCTTGAGGTTGCTTCATTCCAGACGTCCTCGAAACCAGAGATACAGACATTGTATAATCGGACTTTCTCAAGGCTACTCGAATTTGTTACAATTTTTGCAAACTGTTCACCTTTAAGGACTGTTTCAAAAATCACCAAACAGCGAAGTTTCTGAAACATGTTTGCTGAAATATCCATATCCGTGAGACATTCTCCCGAAAGTTTAAGAAATTTTAACgaactttgattttttctcacGATGTCTCCCATTATGATATTGTCCACATATTCAGCATCATTACAGACTAGCGTATCTAATTGACTAGCATATACAATGTGTTGTTGTGTATAAAATGGGacttttatatcaaaatacaccgaccttatttctctaaaatctagATCACATACCGATAACATGTATTCAGATGTTCCATATCCTAGATAGATATCTCTTAGCGACAGGGGCTCTATCCTGATTCTACACTGGCGGGCTTCTTTTATACAGCGTGACCACATCCGTTGAATTTCAATAACAAACCCTTTGTAAGATGATAAGCCGCAACGATAGTCTTGACAGTTTTCGTCATTGTCAATGATGTTAAGTGTTCTAttcgaaattgttttcaatgcgCTAAAATTGAGCCCGCTTAGAATTCGAAAAACAAGACTCATTCTCAGGATATTTTCTGCTGTGCTACAACAGTCTGAAATTTCGTCTGGGTATATGCTTAAGTAGACGGCAGCAAAATATTCTTGAAATGTCTCATATACGAACGAAATAGTCTTACATCTTTCCGAGACACTCTGTCCGTAACATATTCTCTCTGACAGAATCCCAATATCTACAAACAGTTTCAGTTTGTCTTCAGTCAGTCCATAGTAACAGAGGTTGGTCGTTTCATATATGTAACAAAAACGcctcttatatttatataaacaaaacgaaaattcGGCTAGTGGTAAAACTACagtatcaaaatatctttttacatattCTTTACCTATAAACATTGTCATCAATGTACCAAAGTGTTCATTTTTTTCGTCACAATTGTCAACATGTGCCAATACATCACGTCTATATGCTTGACCAATAAGACGATCGACGACTGCGCTATAAATTCCAGCGAGAGAAGAATCAAGATTCGACTTGTCGTGCCATAAAGACAGCAATAATTTCGACAGCAAAGGATACTTTTTCAGGTGGTTAAGGTTTTTATCTGTCAAACTGGCGACAAAATTTTCAGAATACCGTCGACGGCATGTTCTTTCATTGAGGTAATGTGACACCAGAAATATGTGTGTGTCTGTATAGTCGGTATCAATTCCTTCAAGCTCAATTATCATGTCAAATTCACCTGATTTAGGCCTGATTGTCGCTAATTTCCATGGGCGAGTGATGTACATTGTTGCATATTTACTCTTCATTTCTCTTAACGGAAGACCTTTTGATATCGTTGGAGATTCCCGACAACCTACAGGTGGCATCCATTCATTTAGATCGTCCAGGATAACTAGACACTTCTCTTCTTCATATTGGAGGAGTTTGTAAAAAGAATCAGAGTATCTGTCGTCAATAAGTTGTTTCAAGATCATTTCTTCTATCGTTGATTCATAATAACAATACTtaagtgaaatgaaaaataaaaagtctaTATCACGAAAATAGTTAAACCAACTGTATACATCTGAATCTTCCGTAACGGGTGACGGTGATGTAGGATCAGGACTTGCAAAACTATTTTCATGAGCTGCACACCATGCGTATACCATTTGACGACATAGTGCCGTTTTCCCCATACCAGCATCAGCTGTTATCAATATGTTTTTCTTCACTATGTTTGTAAGAAACTCTGATGCTTTCAATCTGTATTTTTTCACATCTCCGTAAATATTGTAATATTCGTGCTCGGGAACTTTATAGTCGTCGATACGATCAGTTTTATAAAGCTGTGGAGGCACATACACCTGGTCAACACCAATCTCAACCTCAGGCAGCAGCGGGGAGAGGTCAGTTTTTATGGAGAATTGTTGGTAACGCTCAATGAGATTTGTTTGCATTTCTGAAAGTATAAAAAACAGTAATATGTATTATAACAGACAGATTTGATAGATTAATTATATCAATTAATAAATTGCATCGCAGAATATCAACAAAAAAACTCACATGATGAATTAAACGTCCAAAGTGAAGCTCGAGCATAGGTGAGGGacaaatgattcgaagtcagcgaacCATTCATAGGCCCCTGAAATAAGACTGTTGCCTGTTGAATTTTATCACATTTACAGAAACATAATAAGTATGTCAATGGTAAAATCAAAGAATTATTGGGACGTGGAATACTGCATTTTCTTCACTAAGCTGGGACGAATATTAGATCAAAACAATAgtattatattcaaaatatatttacgtTGTTTATCGTTTGAATAGCTACTCATTCTTCTATGATCTTCTTCGGATGACTTCAGGTCGTCATTCACTCCTTTCCAGCGGTGCTGCataatgaaaaatacaatgtatagaaTGTTTTTCATCAATTGTTCGCAAAGAATATACGGACAGTT encodes:
- the LOC128546035 gene encoding uncharacterized protein LOC128546035, yielding MTHDAVCRIRSTEANVMDGLRDYTEELRNQIKELTTEEINRTKLSCSVNSNKESVHMKTQTVPSCLTLTDNFVTVAESYTWFQHTAGTEREAELRTNTKSSEMQIKMGLIEKEKRKENRPHRWKGVNDDLKSSEEDHRRMSSYSNDKQQMQTNLIERYQQFSIKTDLSPLLPEVEIGVDQVYVPPQLYKTDRIDDYKVPEHEYYNIYGDVKKYRLKASEFLTNIVKKNILITADAGMGKTALCRQMVYAWCAAHENSFASPDPTSPSPVTEDSDVYSWFNYFRDIDFLFFISLKYCYYESTIEEMILKQLIDDRYSDSFYKLLQYEEEKCLVILDDLNEWMPPVGCRESPTISKGLPLREMKSKYATMYITRPWKLATIRPKSGEFDMIIELEGIDTDYTDTHIFLVSHYLNERTCRRRYSENFVASLTDKNLNHLKKYPLLSKLLLSLWHDKSNLDSSLAGIYSAVVDRLIGQAYRRDVLAHVDNCDEKNEHFGTLMTMFIGKEYVKRYFDTVVLPLAEFSFCLYKYKRRFCYIYETTNLCYYGLTEDKLKLFVDIGILSERICYGQSVSERCKTISFVYETFQEYFAAVYLSIYPDEISDCCSTAENILRMSLVFRILSGLNFSALKTISNRTLNIIDNDENCQDYRCGLSSYKGFVIEIQRMWSRCIKEARQCRIRIEPLSLRDIYLGYGTSEYMLSVCDLDFREIRSVYFDIKVPFYTQQHIVYASQLDTLVCNDAEYVDNIIMGDIVRKNQSSLKFLKLSGECLTDMDISANMFQKLRCLVIFETVLKGEQFAKIVTNSSSLEKVRLYNVCISGFEDVWNEATSSDTFPLVSSLQHLMVSNCDNMFRSVSLLPSLKYLHFERSSSEILNDILCKSTCLTELTIQEVDIGSDRCLAIWVSKQQHLKLLCLHAVEVSQFLLCDLLAVVGHLPMAVRVKLDDVEQEEGENAKDVLHHLDSTKLYSNSIMAFDAIGNCIKNADMLSFGTKELDEYQ